Proteins from a genomic interval of Amycolatopsis sp. cg13:
- a CDS encoding thiamine pyrophosphate-dependent enzyme yields the protein MTTTTHEPGYADLPRLISLMTGDDKHHAAAESTVDVLWVLFDRVLRLGPETARRPGRDRFLLSKGHGPMAYYAVLVAKGWLDEDELADWSSARSRLGHHPDRMRAPGVEISSGSLGHGLPIAIGTALGLRARRFSSRIVTLIGDAELDEGSNHEAIVVAARLGLDKLTTVVIDNQSSSHGWPGGIARRFETEGWAVRTVSGRDHEALYDAFTTPHPGRPLAVVAVVEPKGAR from the coding sequence ATGACCACGACGACGCACGAGCCGGGCTACGCGGACCTGCCCCGGCTGATCTCGCTGATGACCGGCGACGACAAACACCACGCGGCCGCGGAGTCCACAGTGGACGTCCTGTGGGTGCTGTTCGACCGCGTCCTCCGCCTCGGCCCGGAGACCGCCCGCCGGCCCGGGCGCGACCGGTTCCTGCTGTCCAAGGGGCACGGGCCGATGGCGTACTACGCGGTGCTCGTCGCGAAAGGCTGGCTGGACGAGGACGAACTCGCCGACTGGAGTTCGGCGCGTTCGCGGCTCGGCCATCATCCCGACCGCATGCGCGCGCCCGGCGTCGAAATCTCCAGCGGCTCGCTCGGCCACGGCCTGCCGATCGCCATCGGCACCGCGCTCGGCCTGCGCGCCCGCCGGTTCAGCTCGCGCATCGTCACGCTGATCGGCGACGCCGAACTCGACGAGGGTTCCAACCACGAGGCGATCGTCGTCGCCGCGCGGCTCGGGCTCGACAAGCTGACCACCGTGGTCATCGACAACCAGTCCTCGTCCCACGGCTGGCCAGGCGGCATCGCACGCCGCTTCGAAACGGAAGGCTGGGCCGTGCGAACGGTGTCCGGCCGCGACCACGAAGCGCTGTATGACGCGTTCACCACCCCTCATCCCGGACGGCCGCTCGCGGTCGTCGCCGTCGTGGAACCGAAAGGCGCGCGCTGA
- the soxR gene encoding redox-sensitive transcriptional activator SoxR: protein MTRLADKLSIGQVAERSGVPHTALRFYEERGLITSERSAGNQRRYARSVLRRIAFIRAAQRVGLSLEDISAALETLPADHAPTKADWARLSREWQTELDARIDALQRLRDRLTGCVGCGCLSLRSCGLYNADDELARFGPGASKLRPVMEGGI from the coding sequence ATGACGAGGTTGGCGGACAAGCTGAGCATCGGGCAGGTCGCGGAACGCAGCGGAGTCCCGCACACGGCGCTGCGGTTCTACGAGGAGCGCGGCCTGATCACGTCCGAGCGCTCGGCGGGCAACCAGCGCCGCTACGCGCGCTCGGTGCTGCGGCGGATCGCGTTCATCCGCGCCGCGCAGCGGGTCGGGCTGTCGCTGGAGGACATCAGCGCGGCACTGGAAACGCTCCCCGCGGACCACGCGCCCACGAAGGCGGACTGGGCCCGGCTGTCGCGCGAATGGCAGACCGAACTCGACGCCCGGATCGACGCGCTGCAGCGGCTGCGCGACCGGCTGACCGGATGCGTCGGCTGCGGATGCCTGTCGCTGCGCAGCTGCGGCCTGTACAACGCGGACGACGAACTCGCCCGCTTCGGCCCCGGTGCCAGCAAACTGCGCCCGGTCATGGAGGGCGGCATCTGA